From a single Kitasatospora azatica KCTC 9699 genomic region:
- the pyk gene encoding pyruvate kinase codes for MRRAKIVCTLGPATDSYEQLKAIVEAGMNVARLNMSHGSHAEHEERYLKVRQVAGDTGRAIGVLADLQGPKIRLATFANGPVTVDNGDTFTITTEDVPGDQHICGTTYKGLPGDVKPGDPILINDGVIALEVVSVDGPRVKTVVVEGGVLSNNKGINLPGAAVNVPALSEKDKDDLRFALRLGVDMVALSFVRNAADIDDVHKVMDEVGIRVPVIAKIEKPQAVEAMEEIVLAFDAIMVARGDLAVEYPLEKVPLVQKKLITLARRNAKPVIVATQMMESMIHASRPTRAEVSDVANAILDGTDAVMLSAESSVGKYPVETVKTMSRIAEQAEVELLAQGLQPLNPGRKPRTQGGSVARAACELGDFLDAQALVAFTKSGDTARRLSRYRSPIPVIAFTPDSATRNQLSLSWGVEAYVTEQVATTDEMVLQVDQELLSMKRLGEGDTVIVTAGSPPGVPGNTNMVQVHHLGSRV; via the coding sequence ATGCGCCGAGCGAAAATTGTCTGCACCCTGGGTCCGGCCACGGACTCCTACGAACAGCTGAAGGCCATCGTCGAGGCGGGCATGAACGTCGCCCGCCTCAACATGAGCCACGGCTCCCACGCGGAGCACGAGGAGCGGTACCTCAAGGTCCGCCAGGTCGCCGGGGACACCGGCCGCGCCATTGGCGTGCTGGCCGACCTGCAGGGCCCCAAGATCCGTCTGGCGACCTTCGCCAACGGGCCGGTGACCGTTGACAACGGCGACACGTTCACCATCACCACCGAGGACGTCCCCGGTGACCAGCACATCTGCGGAACCACCTACAAGGGCCTGCCCGGCGACGTGAAGCCCGGCGACCCGATCCTGATCAACGACGGCGTCATCGCCCTGGAGGTCGTCAGCGTCGACGGCCCGCGGGTGAAGACCGTGGTGGTCGAGGGCGGTGTGCTCTCCAACAACAAGGGCATCAACCTGCCCGGCGCGGCCGTCAACGTGCCCGCCCTCTCCGAGAAGGACAAGGACGACCTGCGCTTCGCGCTCCGTCTGGGCGTCGACATGGTCGCCCTCTCCTTCGTCCGCAACGCCGCCGACATCGACGACGTGCACAAGGTGATGGACGAGGTCGGCATCCGGGTGCCGGTGATCGCCAAGATCGAGAAGCCGCAGGCGGTCGAGGCGATGGAGGAGATCGTCCTCGCCTTCGACGCGATCATGGTGGCCCGTGGCGACCTGGCCGTCGAGTACCCGCTGGAGAAGGTGCCGCTGGTCCAGAAGAAGCTGATCACGCTGGCCCGCCGCAACGCCAAGCCGGTCATCGTCGCCACCCAGATGATGGAGTCGATGATCCACGCCTCCCGGCCGACCCGCGCCGAGGTCTCGGACGTCGCCAACGCGATCCTGGACGGCACCGACGCGGTGATGCTCTCCGCCGAGTCCAGCGTCGGCAAGTACCCGGTCGAGACGGTCAAGACCATGAGCCGGATCGCCGAGCAGGCCGAGGTCGAGCTGCTCGCCCAGGGCCTGCAGCCGCTCAACCCGGGCCGCAAGCCGCGCACCCAGGGCGGCTCGGTGGCCCGCGCGGCCTGCGAGCTGGGCGACTTCCTGGACGCACAGGCGCTGGTGGCGTTCACCAAGTCCGGTGACACCGCCCGCCGGCTCTCCCGCTACCGCTCGCCGATCCCGGTGATCGCCTTCACCCCGGACTCGGCCACCCGCAACCAGCTCTCGCTGAGCTGGGGCGTCGAGGCCTACGTCACCGAGCAGGTGGCCACCACCGACGAGATGGTGCTCCAGGTCGACCAGGAGCTGCTGAGCATGAAGCGCCTGGGCGAGGGCGACACGGTGATCGTCACCGCCGGCTCGCCGCCCGGCGTGCCCGGCAACACCAACATGGTCCAGGTGCACCACCTGGGTTCGCGCGTCTGA
- a CDS encoding acetate kinase, which translates to MSEATRVLVLNAGSSSVKYQLIEMLDGRRLAAGLVEKIGERTGRLVHTPGTGERRESTQVFADHSAALKAVAEELAADGLGLDSPELAAIGHRVVHGGKRFTAPTVVTDEVLTEIRRLVPVAPLHNPANITGIEVARALRPDLPQVAVFDTAFHTTVPEYAARYAIDTAVADEHRVRRYGFHGTSHQYVARATARLLGRDPAELNVIVLHLGNGASASAVAGGVCVETSMGLTPLEGLVMGTRSGDIDPGVVFHLHRVGGLSIDEIDDLLNRRSGLLGLCGENDMREILRRVEQGDEAAQLAFDSYIHRLRKYLGGYYAVLGRVDAIAFTAGVGENAAPVRAAATAGLEGLGIAVDAELNSVRSGEARVISPEYSRVTVAVVPTDEELEIAQQAFALVHPSQ; encoded by the coding sequence ATGAGCGAGGCGACCAGGGTCCTGGTACTCAACGCCGGCTCCTCCTCGGTCAAGTACCAGCTGATCGAGATGCTGGACGGCCGGCGGCTGGCGGCCGGCCTGGTGGAGAAGATCGGCGAGCGGACCGGCCGACTGGTGCACACCCCCGGCACCGGGGAGCGGCGCGAGTCGACGCAGGTCTTCGCGGACCACTCGGCCGCGCTCAAGGCGGTGGCCGAGGAGCTGGCCGCCGACGGGCTCGGCCTGGACTCCCCCGAACTCGCCGCGATCGGCCACCGGGTGGTGCACGGCGGCAAGCGGTTCACCGCACCGACCGTGGTCACCGACGAGGTGCTGACCGAGATCCGCCGCCTGGTGCCGGTCGCCCCGCTGCACAATCCGGCCAACATCACCGGCATCGAGGTGGCCCGGGCGCTGCGCCCCGACCTGCCGCAGGTGGCGGTCTTCGACACCGCCTTCCACACCACCGTCCCGGAGTACGCCGCCCGCTACGCGATCGACACCGCCGTGGCGGACGAGCACCGGGTGCGCCGCTACGGCTTCCACGGCACCTCGCACCAGTACGTGGCCCGGGCCACCGCCCGGCTGCTGGGCCGGGACCCGGCGGAGCTGAACGTGATCGTGCTGCACCTGGGCAACGGCGCCTCGGCCTCGGCGGTGGCCGGCGGGGTCTGCGTTGAGACCTCGATGGGTCTGACCCCGCTGGAGGGCCTGGTGATGGGCACTCGTTCGGGTGATATCGACCCCGGTGTGGTCTTCCACCTGCACCGGGTGGGCGGCCTGTCAATCGACGAGATCGACGATCTGCTCAACCGCCGCAGCGGCCTGCTCGGCCTGTGCGGCGAGAACGACATGCGGGAGATCCTGCGCCGCGTGGAGCAGGGCGACGAGGCCGCGCAACTGGCCTTCGACAGCTACATCCACCGGTTGCGCAAGTACCTCGGCGGCTACTACGCGGTGCTCGGCCGGGTGGACGCGATCGCCTTCACGGCGGGGGTCGGCGAGAACGCCGCGCCGGTGCGCGCGGCCGCCACCGCCGGTCTCGAGGGGCTGGGCATCGCGGTGGACGCCGAGCTCAACTCGGTCCGCTCGGGCGAGGCCCGGGTGATTTCACCGGAATACTCGCGAGTAACTGTGGCGGTGGTTCCGACCGACGAGGAGTTGGAGATCGCCCAACAGGCTTTCGCCCTCGTCCATCCGAGTCAATGA